The Armatimonadota bacterium genome includes a window with the following:
- a CDS encoding nicotinate-nucleotide diphosphorylase (carboxylating): MAYVLSPGEISSFVKLALDEDAPFGDITSEACVDEDVRVNAVLVAKAPGVIAGTEFAREAFEQCGARCQVLIEDGRKVKPGDTVLRVVDSPARAVLRAERVALNFLGHLSGTATATAQLVAAVDGTGTIILDTRKTTPGMRAAEKAAVRAGGGHNHRLSLSHGILIKENHIRAAGGVRTAVQRALKARTNPEMWLEVEVTDLNELREALDAGAKMVLLDNMGEEMMRQAVEIAHEAGALTEASGNITLSNVRRVAETGVDFISVGYITHSAPWLDLSLLVEHDPPAPSVE, translated from the coding sequence ATGGCGTACGTTTTGAGCCCCGGCGAGATCAGTTCGTTCGTCAAACTGGCGCTGGACGAGGATGCGCCATTCGGCGACATCACATCCGAAGCTTGCGTGGATGAAGATGTCCGTGTGAACGCCGTGCTGGTGGCCAAGGCTCCCGGTGTCATCGCGGGGACGGAGTTCGCACGGGAAGCGTTCGAGCAGTGCGGCGCGCGCTGTCAGGTGCTGATCGAGGACGGCCGCAAGGTCAAACCCGGAGATACCGTGCTCCGGGTGGTGGATTCCCCCGCACGCGCGGTGCTCCGGGCCGAAAGAGTGGCGCTCAACTTCCTGGGTCACCTGTCGGGGACGGCAACCGCCACGGCGCAGCTGGTGGCGGCAGTGGATGGCACCGGAACGATCATCCTTGATACCCGCAAGACCACTCCCGGAATGCGGGCTGCCGAGAAAGCTGCGGTCCGTGCGGGCGGTGGGCACAACCATCGTCTGAGCCTTTCTCACGGAATCCTCATCAAGGAGAACCACATCCGCGCTGCCGGAGGCGTCCGCACGGCGGTGCAGCGAGCTCTGAAGGCGCGCACCAATCCCGAGATGTGGCTGGAGGTGGAGGTCACGGACCTGAACGAACTACGCGAGGCCCTGGACGCGGGGGCGAAAATGGTGCTGCTGGACAATATGGGCGAGGAGATGATGCGCCAGGCGGTGGAGATCGCGCACGAGGCTGGTGCGCTTACCGAGGCGTCCGGCAACATCACCCTCAGCAACGTCCGGCGGGTGGCGGAGACGGGGGTGGACTTCATCAGCGTCGGGTATATCACGCACTCCGCTCCGTGGCTGGACCTGAGCCTGCTGGTAGAGCACGACCCCCCCGCGCCTTCCGTGGAATGA
- a CDS encoding biotin--[acetyl-CoA-carboxylase] ligase, with amino-acid sequence MSSASRPAFPSLVIRVEEVDSTSNELARLLNRGAPDGTAVIARLQTAGRGQQGRAWHSPPDVGLYVSFARKYEGPPAGLAFAAGVACAAAVWDACGVSAGVRWPNDVVCRDRKLGGVLVEQAGPGGMWIIGCGLNINHADFPPDLRDLATSARLETGKVFRLEDVEDAFFRRMGEAMERLEQEGFPAILREWRKLDRTKGQTVRVGERRLEAAGVDEQGRLVAISGDRFEIIEAAGTLVWGAQKGSDGSPAAGGDLQQ; translated from the coding sequence ATGAGCAGCGCGTCCCGTCCGGCGTTCCCCTCGCTTGTGATCCGTGTGGAAGAGGTGGATTCCACCAGCAACGAGCTGGCGCGCCTGCTGAATAGGGGCGCGCCGGACGGGACGGCGGTCATCGCCCGGCTTCAAACTGCGGGCAGAGGGCAGCAGGGACGCGCCTGGCATTCCCCTCCGGATGTCGGTCTTTACGTGTCCTTTGCCAGGAAGTATGAGGGTCCGCCTGCGGGTCTGGCGTTCGCGGCGGGAGTGGCTTGCGCCGCGGCCGTTTGGGATGCCTGCGGCGTGTCGGCCGGGGTGCGTTGGCCGAACGACGTGGTCTGCAGGGATCGCAAGCTGGGGGGAGTGCTCGTCGAGCAAGCTGGGCCGGGCGGGATGTGGATCATCGGTTGCGGGCTGAACATCAACCACGCGGATTTTCCTCCAGACCTGAGGGATCTGGCTACCAGTGCCCGGCTGGAGACGGGCAAAGTATTCCGGCTGGAGGATGTGGAAGATGCCTTTTTCCGCCGGATGGGCGAGGCGATGGAACGTTTGGAGCAGGAAGGCTTCCCGGCAATCCTTCGGGAGTGGAGGAAACTCGACCGGACCAAGGGGCAGACGGTCAGGGTGGGGGAGCGCCGTCTGGAGGCGGCCGGAGTGGACGAGCAGGGGCGTCTTGTGGCAATAAGCGGTGACAGGTTTGAGATCATCGAGGCGGCCGGAACGCTGGTCTGGGGTGCGCAGAAAGGCTCCGACGGGTCGCCGGCTGCCGGGGGAGATTTGCAACAATGA
- the gpmA gene encoding 2,3-bisphosphoglycerate-dependent phosphoglycerate mutase codes for MKRLVLIRHGESEWNKENRFTGWTDVDLSEKGLREAREAGRLLKEEGYEFDIAYTSVLKRAIRTLWLVLDEMDLMWIPIINSWRLNERHYGALQGLNKAEMAAKYGEDQVLIWRRSYDIRPPALDPSDERFPGRDRRYRDLTPDQLPLTECLKDTVERFLPLWHETIAPTVKSGKRVLIAAHGNSLRALVKYLDGISDQDIVGLNIPTGVPLVYELEDDLKPIRSYYLGDQEAIAAAQAAVASQGKAK; via the coding sequence ATGAAGAGACTGGTGCTCATCCGCCACGGAGAAAGCGAGTGGAACAAGGAAAATCGCTTCACAGGATGGACGGACGTTGACCTTTCGGAGAAGGGCCTGCGCGAGGCTCGCGAGGCCGGAAGGCTGCTGAAGGAGGAGGGATACGAGTTCGACATCGCCTACACCTCCGTCCTCAAGCGCGCCATCCGCACGCTGTGGCTGGTGCTGGATGAGATGGATCTGATGTGGATCCCCATCATCAACTCCTGGCGTCTCAACGAGCGGCATTACGGGGCCCTGCAGGGGTTGAACAAGGCGGAGATGGCCGCGAAATACGGGGAGGATCAGGTGCTGATCTGGCGGCGCAGCTATGACATCCGCCCGCCCGCGCTGGACCCTTCCGACGAGCGCTTTCCGGGCCGCGACCGACGCTACCGGGATCTGACGCCCGACCAGCTTCCGCTCACGGAGTGCCTGAAGGATACCGTGGAGCGGTTCCTGCCGCTCTGGCACGAGACCATCGCGCCCACGGTGAAGTCCGGCAAGCGGGTGCTCATAGCGGCGCACGGCAACAGCCTGCGGGCGCTGGTGAAGTATCTGGATGGCATATCGGACCAGGACATTGTCGGGCTGAACATACCCACGGGCGTTCCGCTGGTCTACGAGCTGGAGGACGACCTGAAGCCTATTCGCAGCTACTACCTGGGAGATCAGGAAGCCATCGCCGCCGCTCAGGCCGCCGTGGCCAGCCAGGGAAAAGCGAAGTAG
- a CDS encoding ATPase AAA codes for MSERLADQVLRKIGEARDLYYRLILMVGPAGSGKTSALQEVSASTSAPLVNVNLQLSRRMLDLTERQRALQLPRLLGEIVAEATGELVLLDNIEILFDVHLKHDPLRLLQGLSRNKTVVAAWKGLIVDGHITYAVLDHPEYRRYLIRDFLVASPEMKT; via the coding sequence TTGTCAGAGCGCTTGGCGGATCAGGTCCTGCGAAAGATCGGCGAGGCTCGCGATCTCTATTACCGGCTGATCCTGATGGTGGGCCCTGCGGGAAGCGGGAAGACATCCGCGTTGCAGGAGGTATCGGCCTCGACCTCCGCTCCGCTCGTCAACGTCAATCTCCAGCTGTCTCGCCGAATGCTCGACCTGACCGAACGCCAACGGGCTCTGCAGCTGCCGCGGCTCTTGGGCGAAATCGTGGCTGAGGCCACAGGCGAGCTGGTTTTGCTCGACAACATCGAGATCCTTTTCGATGTCCACCTGAAGCATGATCCTTTGCGTCTGCTTCAGGGATTGTCCCGAAACAAGACGGTCGTGGCCGCATGGAAAGGCCTTATCGTGGATGGTCACATAACCTATGCCGTCCTGGACCACCCCGAATACCGCCGCTACCTGATTCGCGATTTTCTGGTGGCCAGTCCGGAGATGAAGACATGA
- a CDS encoding hypothetical protein (possible pseudo, frameshifted) yields the protein MANTSEDHSLFNLLMPAKPQGPVECLGMTFENDDARRAYFLDRLRAALEELHAKLGGVPFTTVADAVERMKSLTHWPMGDDARSSAGRTDAQGPPLGVRNDLLRLWKDAVGFPHGEIEDILNLSDPPYYTACPNPFIADFLAHYGKPYDPQSDDYRREPFAADVSEGKNDPIYNAHSYHTKVPHKAIMRYILHYTQPGDVVFDGFCGTGMTGVAAQLCGDRKTVESLGYKVDNEGIISRPEKDEHGKTVWVPFSKLGARRAVLNDLSPAATFIAYNYNTPVDVRAFEREANRILKEVAAECGWMYATLAEAGANEATKWAEKLRARRTADDARALIESIPHRGTINYTVWSDVFVCPDCTEEVIFWHAAVDKEAGKVYDEFPCPHCGALLTKRNMERAWVTTYDKAIGQTIRQARQVPVLINYSVGGKRAEKEPDAFDLALIEKIEALDIPYWVPTDRMPEGEQSRQPTCTSASPTCIISTRNGICGCYLP from the coding sequence ATGGCGAATACAAGCGAAGACCACAGTCTGTTCAATCTGCTGATGCCCGCCAAGCCGCAAGGTCCGGTGGAATGCCTCGGGATGACCTTTGAAAACGACGACGCGCGTCGTGCGTACTTTCTCGACCGCTTGCGCGCCGCGCTGGAGGAACTCCACGCCAAGCTCGGCGGTGTGCCGTTTACCACGGTGGCCGACGCCGTGGAACGGATGAAGTCGCTCACGCACTGGCCGATGGGTGATGACGCGCGCTCATCCGCTGGCCGAACGGATGCGCAAGGCCCACCGCTCGGCGTCCGCAACGACCTGCTCCGGCTCTGGAAGGATGCGGTGGGTTTCCCGCACGGTGAAATCGAAGACATCCTGAACCTCTCCGATCCACCGTATTACACGGCGTGCCCGAACCCCTTCATCGCGGACTTCCTTGCGCACTACGGCAAACCCTACGACCCGCAGAGCGACGACTACCGGCGGGAGCCGTTTGCCGCGGACGTGAGCGAAGGCAAGAACGACCCCATCTACAACGCGCACTCCTACCATACGAAGGTGCCGCACAAGGCCATTATGCGCTACATCCTGCACTACACCCAGCCGGGCGATGTGGTGTTCGACGGCTTCTGTGGCACGGGGATGACCGGCGTGGCGGCGCAGCTCTGCGGTGACCGGAAGACGGTGGAGTCGCTGGGGTACAAGGTGGATAACGAAGGCATCATCTCCCGGCCAGAGAAGGACGAGCACGGCAAGACAGTCTGGGTACCGTTCTCGAAGCTCGGCGCGCGGCGCGCCGTCCTCAACGACCTCTCGCCGGCGGCGACCTTTATCGCCTACAACTACAACACACCGGTGGACGTGCGCGCCTTCGAGCGCGAAGCCAACCGGATTCTGAAGGAAGTGGCGGCCGAATGCGGCTGGATGTATGCCACGCTCGCTGAAGCAGGAGCGAACGAGGCGACGAAGTGGGCCGAGAAGCTGCGCGCACGCCGCACGGCCGACGATGCGCGGGCGCTGATCGAGTCGATCCCACACCGCGGCACGATCAACTACACCGTCTGGTCTGACGTGTTCGTCTGCCCGGACTGCACCGAGGAGGTGATCTTCTGGCATGCGGCGGTGGACAAGGAGGCGGGCAAGGTGTATGACGAATTTCCCTGCCCTCACTGTGGCGCCTTGCTCACCAAGCGCAACATGGAACGCGCTTGGGTGACAACATACGACAAAGCCATCGGCCAAACCATCCGCCAGGCCAGGCAAGTGCCGGTGCTGATCAACTACAGCGTCGGTGGCAAGCGTGCTGAAAAAGAACCCGACGCCTTCGATCTGGCGCTCATTGAGAAGATCGAGGCGCTGGACATTCCCTACTGGGTTCCGACCGACCGGATGCCGGAGGGCGAACAGTCGCGGCAGCCAACGTGCACATCGGCATCACCCACGTGCATCATTTCTACACGAAACGGAATTTGTGGGTGTTATCTACCCTAA
- a CDS encoding hypothetical protein (possible pseudo, frameshifted) translates to MYSELNFLWEAWLKVFTNNTPEAIENKVQGKGLAEYQHLMTECFQEYYRVLKPGRWMTVEFHNSRNAVWHAIQEALQAAGFVIADVRTLDKRQGSFKQVTSANAVKQDLIISCYKPNGGLEERFQREAGTEEGVWDFVRTHLKQLPVFVARDGKVEIIAERLNYLLFDRMVAFHVQRGVMVPLSAAEFYAGLAQRFPERDGMYFLPDQVTEYDRKRLSAKEVLQLQIFVTDEASAIQWLKQQLTRKPQTFQELHPQFLKEISGWQKHEKQIELMDLLEQNFLRYDGQGPIPAQIVSWMKRSAELRKLIEKTLKAGQATEENGQLRTQSALLIAPAVDRWYVPDPNKAGDLEKLRERALLREFAEYRESSARRLKEFRVEAIRAGFRKAWQERDYATIIAVARKIPENILQEDSKLVMWYDQALTRSGEA, encoded by the coding sequence ATGTATTCCGAGCTGAACTTCCTCTGGGAAGCATGGCTCAAGGTCTTCACCAACAACACGCCTGAAGCCATCGAAAACAAGGTACAGGGCAAGGGGCTGGCGGAATACCAGCACCTGATGACCGAGTGCTTCCAGGAGTACTACCGGGTGCTCAAGCCGGGGCGCTGGATGACGGTGGAGTTTCACAACTCCAGGAACGCCGTCTGGCACGCGATCCAGGAGGCGTTACAAGCGGCCGGCTTCGTCATCGCCGACGTGCGCACGCTGGATAAGCGGCAGGGTTCGTTCAAGCAGGTCACAAGCGCCAACGCGGTCAAACAAGACCTGATCATTTCCTGCTATAAACCGAACGGTGGGCTTGAGGAGCGTTTCCAGCGCGAAGCCGGCACTGAGGAGGGAGTCTGGGACTTCGTCCGCACCCATCTGAAGCAACTGCCGGTGTTCGTCGCCAGGGACGGCAAGGTCGAAATCATCGCCGAGCGGCTGAACTATCTGCTGTTCGACCGCATGGTGGCCTTTCACGTGCAGCGCGGGGTGATGGTGCCGCTCTCGGCTGCCGAATTCTACGCCGGTCTCGCCCAGCGCTTCCCGGAGCGCGACGGGATGTACTTTTTGCCCGATCAGGTGACGGAATACGACCGCAAACGCCTGAGCGCGAAAGAGGTGTTGCAACTGCAGATCTTCGTCACCGACGAGGCCTCGGCCATCCAGTGGCTCAAGCAGCAACTCACCCGCAAGCCGCAGACGTTCCAGGAGCTGCACCCGCAGTTTCTCAAAGAGATCTCCGGCTGGCAGAAGCACGAAAAGCAGATCGAGCTGATGGACCTCTTGGAACAGAACTTCCTGCGCTACGACGGCCAGGGGCCGATCCCGGCGCAGATCGTCTCGTGGATGAAAAGGAGCGCCGAGCTACGCAAGTTGATTGAGAAGACGCTTAAGGCCGGCCAGGCGACTGAGGAGAACGGCCAGCTGAGGACGCAGTCCGCGTTGCTCATTGCGCCGGCCGTCGACCGCTGGTATGTGCCTGACCCGAACAAGGCCGGCGACTTGGAGAAACTGCGCGAGCGGGCGCTGCTACGCGAGTTTGCCGAGTACCGCGAATCCAGCGCACGACGACTGAAAGAGTTCCGCGTCGAAGCCATCCGCGCTGGCTTCAGAAAGGCGTGGCAAGAGCGCGACTACGCCACCATTATCGCGGTGGCGCGCAAAATTCCGGAGAACATTCTGCAGGAGGATTCCAAGCTGGTCATGTGGTACGACCAGGCGCTGACCCGATCTGGGGAGGCGTAA
- a CDS encoding helicase, translating into MTDNVAQNDWYYSPDHGGVCRVVETQTLWGETVCRVWLPGKDTVVRMPAARLRPVQEASIGTADGIAYLAAAARVADALTQDVLLAPIESSVIPLPHQIQALSRAISNDKVRYLLADEVGLGKTIEAGLILRELKLRGLVRRTLVIAPKGLVTQWVAEMRTHFGEEFRLIIPSDFSAYRRIADEDNLWQSHPQVICPMDSVKPLGGRRGWSREQVAEYNRERFEDLISAGWDLVIVDEAHRLGGSTDQVARYRLGKGLALAAPYLLLLSATPHQGKTDAFHRLVSLLDAEAFPDVSSVTKERVKPYVIRTEKRRAIDAQGKPLFKPRRTELYPVSWEDRHRYQRLLYEAVTEYVREGYNQALREKRSYIGFLMILMQRLVVSSTRAIRTALERRLEALEDPPEQPTLFPQLSEEDWADLDGQEQMDTLLKTQLKALKNERAEVKMLLEAAKGCESQGPDAKAEALLEWIYRLQAEEGDPDLKVLVFTEFVPTQEMLMRFLTERGFEVVCLNGSMDMEERKRVQDAFAKEARILISTDAGGEGLNLQFCHVVINYDIPWNPMRLEQRIGRVDRIGQTHTVRAINFVFQDSVEHRVREVLEEKLAVIFEEFGIDKTGDVLDSVQAGQIFDELYVEAILNPDGVETKVDEVVKGIQEQVREFRQSVSVLGSTEGLDPREAQQVLNHPLQHWVERMTVSYLRAHGGKAEKTNDGWDLTWPNGERLTNVVFTSKEAEEKPSSHHLTLEDSKVRGLATRIPPFAPGQPVPVITLAGLAPEVIGFWSLWRISISADRSSRRRIMPVFLADDGRVFAPTARRIWDELMVTDPEILRHLDGETSHQAFQRLRDAAERMGRTIYEELVQTHRERLAREREKGEYAFAARRRVIDRIGLPQVRNHRLSLLEREEERFHEQLERRAQILPEMAPLLLVRVEGGTL; encoded by the coding sequence ATGACGGATAATGTTGCGCAGAATGATTGGTACTACAGCCCGGACCACGGCGGTGTCTGCCGGGTCGTCGAGACCCAGACGCTCTGGGGCGAGACGGTCTGCCGTGTCTGGCTGCCGGGCAAGGATACCGTCGTGCGCATGCCCGCCGCGCGCCTCCGGCCCGTGCAGGAGGCAAGTATTGGAACTGCGGACGGGATCGCGTATCTCGCCGCTGCGGCGCGGGTCGCAGATGCGCTGACCCAGGACGTCCTGCTTGCTCCCATCGAATCGTCCGTCATCCCGCTGCCGCATCAGATTCAAGCGCTGTCCAGGGCCATTTCCAACGACAAAGTGCGCTATCTCCTGGCGGACGAGGTGGGCCTGGGCAAGACCATCGAAGCAGGCCTGATCCTGCGGGAGCTCAAGCTCCGGGGCCTGGTGAGGCGGACCCTGGTGATCGCCCCGAAGGGCCTGGTGACCCAATGGGTAGCGGAGATGCGCACCCACTTCGGGGAGGAGTTCCGTCTGATCATCCCGAGCGACTTCTCCGCCTACCGCCGCATCGCCGATGAGGACAACCTCTGGCAGAGCCATCCTCAGGTGATCTGTCCCATGGACTCTGTGAAGCCCTTGGGTGGACGGCGCGGCTGGTCGAGGGAACAGGTGGCCGAATACAACCGGGAGCGCTTCGAAGACCTGATCTCCGCCGGGTGGGACCTGGTCATCGTGGATGAGGCCCATCGCCTGGGTGGGAGCACGGACCAGGTGGCCCGCTACAGGCTGGGCAAGGGGCTGGCCTTGGCCGCGCCTTACCTGCTCCTGCTCTCCGCGACGCCGCATCAGGGCAAGACGGATGCCTTCCATCGGCTGGTCTCCCTGTTAGACGCCGAGGCCTTCCCCGACGTGAGTAGCGTGACCAAGGAGCGGGTAAAGCCCTATGTGATTCGCACAGAGAAGCGCCGCGCCATCGACGCGCAAGGCAAGCCACTTTTCAAACCCCGTCGTACTGAGCTTTATCCGGTCTCTTGGGAGGATCGCCACCGGTATCAGCGGCTGCTCTACGAGGCTGTCACCGAATATGTGCGCGAGGGCTACAACCAGGCCTTGCGCGAGAAGCGCAGCTACATCGGATTCCTCATGATCCTGATGCAACGCCTGGTGGTCTCCAGTACCCGCGCCATCCGCACCGCCCTTGAGCGGCGCCTCGAAGCGCTTGAGGACCCACCGGAACAGCCCACACTCTTCCCGCAGCTCAGCGAGGAGGACTGGGCCGACCTGGACGGCCAGGAGCAGATGGACACGCTACTCAAGACCCAACTCAAGGCCCTGAAGAATGAACGGGCCGAGGTGAAGATGCTCCTGGAAGCGGCCAAGGGCTGCGAAAGCCAGGGCCCGGACGCCAAGGCCGAAGCGCTCCTGGAGTGGATCTACCGTCTCCAGGCCGAGGAAGGCGATCCGGATCTGAAGGTGCTGGTATTCACCGAGTTCGTGCCGACCCAGGAGATGCTTATGCGATTCCTGACCGAGCGTGGCTTCGAGGTGGTGTGCCTCAACGGCTCCATGGACATGGAGGAGCGCAAGCGGGTCCAGGACGCATTCGCCAAGGAAGCGCGCATCCTCATTTCGACGGACGCCGGTGGTGAGGGTCTCAACCTCCAGTTCTGTCACGTGGTCATCAACTACGACATCCCGTGGAACCCGATGCGCTTGGAACAACGCATCGGTCGAGTGGACCGCATCGGCCAGACCCACACAGTGCGCGCCATCAACTTCGTGTTCCAGGACTCGGTGGAACACCGTGTCCGCGAGGTCTTGGAGGAGAAGCTGGCGGTCATTTTTGAAGAGTTCGGCATCGACAAGACCGGTGACGTGCTCGATTCTGTCCAGGCGGGCCAGATCTTCGATGAACTGTATGTGGAGGCCATCCTCAATCCCGATGGGGTAGAGACAAAGGTGGATGAGGTGGTGAAAGGCATCCAGGAGCAGGTCCGGGAGTTCCGTCAGAGCGTTTCTGTGCTTGGCTCCACCGAAGGTCTGGACCCTCGCGAGGCCCAGCAGGTGCTGAACCACCCGCTCCAGCACTGGGTGGAGCGGATGACGGTTAGCTACCTGAGGGCTCACGGCGGCAAGGCTGAGAAGACCAATGACGGTTGGGATCTCACTTGGCCGAACGGTGAGCGACTCACCAATGTCGTCTTCACGAGCAAGGAGGCTGAAGAGAAGCCTTCGAGCCACCACTTGACACTGGAAGATTCCAAGGTGCGCGGCCTCGCCACGCGCATTCCTCCATTTGCCCCGGGGCAACCGGTCCCGGTCATCACTCTTGCTGGCCTTGCGCCAGAGGTCATCGGTTTCTGGTCACTCTGGCGAATCTCGATCTCCGCCGACCGCTCGAGCCGCCGTCGTATCATGCCTGTGTTCCTAGCCGACGACGGTCGGGTTTTTGCGCCGACTGCCCGGCGCATCTGGGATGAGCTGATGGTGACCGATCCCGAGATCCTCCGTCATCTGGATGGCGAGACCTCGCATCAAGCCTTCCAGCGACTCCGAGACGCGGCGGAAAGAATGGGGAGGACAATCTACGAGGAGCTAGTGCAAACCCACCGGGAGCGTCTTGCTCGGGAGCGTGAGAAGGGCGAGTACGCCTTCGCTGCGCGACGCAGGGTCATCGATCGCATCGGACTGCCCCAGGTCCGTAACCATCGCCTGAGTCTCTTGGAACGGGAGGAAGAACGCTTCCACGAACAACTCGAGCGCAGGGCCCAGATCTTGCCGGAAATGGCACCCCTGCTTCTCGTCCGCGTGGAGGGAGGCACGCTGTGA
- a CDS encoding alkaline phosphatase, with protein sequence MFSGSSEARSVGRETRIAGGAVSGKTVLMGEGKGDVKSWRDQILSEFTRQVAPLTLVADPDGLLLEEGVLEGIRERGFELMPFEDHVAFRYAYESKFRSRWDRGEETDLVVVLRSPSSDLDALPYDLLQAGRKLSFNLGDLFPNLSYPVVAALDRSCLDALFHAQTKHAPGQLGDNATKEFVLRYVFEIAPELIKEPKDLLRVLLRRHYQGTRVPPILDERFIELLRQNGRFDDWPLEAIIPDPQAFFAFLQERWPVFLDSLSKPRDGAVLEEAAHYGFKFVGPPLLPFDHDDVRVYVVNLFIEGLLQPTPHEQSESLAGSWVAYGINFSPEENRRRRVEGLLESVEKTIPTADARYDEWLHLAYRWAELVALALELDSTLPDGCRERLGTLRSRMDSALTDWVMKRYASLINLPPAPPVMVHHIPRFLARSLGDDPHAKVAFLLVDGLSLDQWVAVREVLAELDSTLRFRDRAVFAWIPTITSVSRQAAFAGKPPIYFPASIHNTDREAGLWTKFWIDQGLTQHEVAYAKGLGDGDLDQVSELVSQPQLRVVGLVIGTVDRIMHGMELGSVGMHNQVRQWARRGLLRNLLRLLQTQGFQVYLASDHGNIEARGVGRPDEGAVADLRGERVRVYSDPNLRAQIKKRFPESLEWPSVGLPEDYLALIAPNRAAFVRAGETLVGHGGISVEELLVPLVQIDRRDR encoded by the coding sequence TTGTTCTCTGGGAGCTCGGAGGCGAGGAGTGTCGGCCGAGAAACCCGGATTGCGGGCGGTGCCGTTTCCGGTAAAACTGTGCTTATGGGCGAGGGCAAAGGTGACGTGAAATCCTGGCGTGACCAAATCCTGAGTGAGTTCACACGCCAGGTCGCCCCGCTTACCCTGGTCGCGGATCCGGATGGTCTGCTCCTTGAAGAAGGTGTCCTCGAAGGAATCCGGGAACGGGGCTTTGAGCTGATGCCGTTCGAGGATCATGTCGCCTTTCGCTATGCCTACGAATCCAAGTTCCGCTCCCGCTGGGACCGTGGTGAGGAAACCGATCTGGTAGTGGTGCTGAGATCGCCGTCGAGCGATCTTGATGCCTTGCCCTACGACCTGCTGCAGGCTGGCCGCAAGCTCTCGTTCAACCTGGGCGATCTCTTCCCGAATCTCAGCTATCCCGTGGTTGCGGCGCTCGACCGCTCCTGTCTCGACGCCTTATTCCATGCGCAGACGAAGCACGCGCCGGGGCAGCTCGGTGACAACGCTACGAAGGAGTTTGTCCTTCGTTATGTATTCGAGATCGCACCGGAGCTTATCAAAGAGCCTAAGGATCTACTCCGGGTCTTGCTGCGTCGCCACTACCAGGGCACGAGAGTTCCGCCCATCCTCGACGAGCGTTTCATCGAGTTGCTTCGCCAAAACGGCAGGTTTGACGATTGGCCTCTGGAAGCTATCATTCCGGATCCGCAAGCATTCTTCGCGTTTCTGCAAGAGCGCTGGCCAGTGTTCCTGGATTCGCTCTCAAAGCCAAGGGACGGTGCCGTCCTCGAAGAGGCGGCGCATTACGGCTTCAAGTTCGTCGGGCCTCCTCTATTGCCTTTTGACCACGACGATGTCCGCGTTTACGTGGTCAACCTTTTCATCGAGGGCTTGCTCCAGCCCACTCCTCACGAGCAATCGGAATCGCTTGCCGGGAGCTGGGTGGCTTACGGCATCAACTTCTCCCCCGAAGAGAACCGCCGCCGCCGCGTGGAGGGGCTGCTGGAATCCGTTGAGAAGACGATCCCCACAGCGGATGCGCGTTATGATGAGTGGCTCCATTTGGCCTACCGGTGGGCGGAGCTTGTTGCATTGGCGCTGGAGCTGGACAGCACCCTGCCGGACGGGTGCCGGGAGCGCTTGGGGACGTTGAGATCCCGGATGGACTCGGCACTCACCGATTGGGTGATGAAGCGATACGCGAGCCTGATCAACCTTCCGCCCGCGCCGCCGGTGATGGTGCATCACATCCCGCGGTTCCTCGCCCGAAGCCTCGGAGACGACCCACACGCCAAGGTCGCTTTTCTGCTGGTGGACGGCCTCTCCCTGGACCAGTGGGTCGCCGTTCGTGAGGTGCTCGCAGAACTGGATTCGACGCTGCGGTTCCGTGATCGCGCCGTTTTCGCTTGGATTCCCACCATCACCTCGGTTTCCCGGCAGGCCGCTTTTGCCGGCAAGCCGCCTATCTACTTTCCGGCGAGTATCCATAACACAGATAGGGAGGCAGGTCTTTGGACAAAGTTCTGGATCGATCAGGGGCTGACGCAGCACGAGGTTGCTTACGCCAAGGGGCTGGGAGACGGGGACTTGGACCAGGTCTCCGAGCTAGTGAGCCAGCCTCAGCTACGTGTCGTCGGACTGGTCATTGGCACGGTCGACCGAATCATGCACGGCATGGAGTTGGGCTCGGTGGGCATGCACAACCAGGTTCGGCAATGGGCCAGGCGGGGACTCCTGCGGAACCTTCTCCGCCTGCTCCAGACCCAAGGTTTCCAGGTCTACCTTGCCTCGGACCATGGCAACATCGAGGCGAGAGGCGTGGGACGGCCTGACGAAGGGGCTGTCGCGGATCTGCGCGGCGAGCGCGTGCGTGTCTACTCCGATCCCAATCTCAGGGCTCAGATCAAGAAGCGATTCCCAGAGTCCTTGGAGTGGCCGTCGGTGGGTCTCCCAGAGGACTACCTCGCCCTCATCGCTCCGAACCGGGCTGCTTTTGTGCGGGCGGGTGAAACCCTCGTCGGTCATGGAGGCATTAGTGTCGAGGAACTGCTCGTCCCTCTTGTCCAGATCGATAGGAGGGACCGATGA